A region from the Cryptosporangium arvum DSM 44712 genome encodes:
- a CDS encoding ABC transporter ATP-binding protein, whose product MTATVLTGTDLERAYGKTPALRGVSCAVRAGEIVAITGPSGSGKSTLLLCLAGVLVPDAGTVTYDGRRIDTLPEGERSRLRRTELGVLFQFGQLVPELPVAENVALPLLLSGARRKAALATATEWLDRFGVADLAARYPGELSGGQRQRAAVARALVTDPRVLFADEPTGALDSLAGEQLLTQLTRVARENGTAVLIVTHEAQVAAYAQREIALWDGSVVDDGLTDAPTAGARPGSRLVAGDEPQPVATFDESDAPLTDQGKG is encoded by the coding sequence ATGACTGCCACTGTCCTCACCGGCACCGATCTGGAGCGCGCCTACGGCAAGACGCCCGCGCTCCGTGGAGTTTCCTGCGCGGTGCGGGCGGGTGAGATCGTCGCGATCACCGGCCCGTCCGGGTCCGGCAAGTCGACCCTGCTGCTCTGCCTGGCCGGCGTCCTGGTCCCGGACGCCGGAACCGTCACCTACGACGGCCGGCGCATCGACACGTTGCCGGAGGGCGAACGATCCCGGCTGCGCCGCACCGAGCTGGGCGTGCTGTTCCAGTTCGGGCAGCTGGTTCCCGAACTTCCGGTGGCGGAGAACGTCGCGCTCCCGCTGTTGCTCTCCGGCGCGCGCCGGAAGGCGGCGCTGGCGACCGCGACGGAGTGGCTCGACCGCTTCGGCGTGGCCGACCTGGCCGCCCGTTACCCCGGCGAACTCTCCGGGGGCCAGCGGCAGCGGGCCGCGGTTGCCCGCGCTCTGGTCACCGACCCGCGCGTGCTCTTCGCCGACGAACCGACCGGCGCGCTGGACTCGCTCGCCGGTGAACAGCTGCTCACCCAGCTCACCCGGGTGGCCAGGGAGAACGGCACCGCGGTGCTGATCGTCACGCACGAGGCCCAGGTGGCGGCCTACGCCCAGCGCGAGATCGCGCTCTGGGACGGCTCCGTCGTCGACGACGGACTGACCGACGCGCCCACCGCCGGTGCGCGCCCCGGCTCCCGGCTGGTCGCCGGGGACGAACCGCAGCCGGTGGCCACCTTCGACGAATCCGACGCTCCGCTCACCGACCAGGGGAAGGGCTGA
- a CDS encoding FtsX-like permease family protein encodes MRLPVLLRLAVTGGRLDGLRIALTAFGAVLATLLLLSAATVLAIEGDADYTNGLLAEPGLRPGVVTALMLLGIPVLFFVGQCVRVGAPARDRRLAEYRMAGATPGQAIKLAATETGVSAAVGMVIGFAVFLLGRVVLDRSDPPRPLPTDVLPSWWALLLIALVVPLGGAALAALALRRSTLSAFGVVRNRPVKAPRIAPAVMFFGGGTALVSLVYLDRFVNEGISGLVGLLVFLLLIVTLLGLVLGGAALSAWIGGRVASRAKSPALLLAGRRLVADPWAASRTLPTVFAAVVIGAGALTMRAGWAADRAAQARLYPSDSGAENPFYDRAFALTQLAVWVAVVVAAGGLLVATAEQILERRRTLAALTAQGTPTGVLARALLWQTALPLIPGVVLATAVGAITARVVASPVSSYSQEDATGRMVEVHLENLTPWLGLVVLVVGTVLVTMLVCALGLLLLRRATAVDELRTT; translated from the coding sequence ATGCGACTGCCCGTGTTGCTCCGACTGGCCGTCACCGGCGGCCGGCTCGACGGCCTCCGTATCGCGCTCACCGCGTTCGGCGCGGTGCTGGCGACACTTCTACTCCTGTCCGCGGCCACCGTCCTCGCGATCGAGGGCGACGCCGACTACACCAACGGCCTGCTCGCCGAGCCCGGTCTGCGCCCCGGCGTCGTGACCGCGTTGATGCTGCTCGGCATCCCGGTGCTGTTCTTCGTCGGTCAGTGCGTCCGGGTCGGCGCTCCGGCGCGTGACCGGCGGCTCGCCGAATACCGGATGGCCGGCGCGACGCCCGGCCAGGCCATCAAGCTCGCCGCAACCGAGACCGGCGTGTCCGCCGCGGTGGGCATGGTCATCGGGTTCGCGGTGTTCCTGCTCGGCCGGGTCGTGCTCGACCGGTCCGACCCGCCGCGTCCACTGCCGACCGACGTGCTGCCTTCCTGGTGGGCGCTGCTGCTGATCGCCCTCGTGGTGCCGCTGGGGGGTGCGGCGCTGGCCGCGCTCGCGCTGCGCCGGAGCACGCTCAGCGCGTTCGGCGTGGTGCGCAACCGGCCGGTCAAGGCACCCAGGATCGCGCCCGCGGTGATGTTCTTCGGCGGGGGCACGGCGCTGGTGAGCCTGGTCTACCTCGACCGGTTCGTGAACGAGGGAATCAGCGGGTTGGTGGGGCTGCTCGTCTTCCTGCTGCTGATCGTGACCCTGCTCGGGCTGGTCCTGGGGGGTGCGGCGCTCTCGGCCTGGATCGGCGGGCGGGTCGCGTCCCGGGCGAAGAGCCCCGCGCTGCTGCTCGCCGGGCGGCGGCTGGTGGCCGACCCGTGGGCGGCGAGCCGGACGCTGCCCACCGTGTTCGCCGCGGTGGTGATCGGCGCGGGTGCGCTGACGATGCGCGCCGGGTGGGCCGCGGACCGGGCCGCTCAGGCGCGGCTCTACCCGTCGGACAGCGGCGCGGAGAATCCGTTCTACGACCGCGCTTTCGCGCTCACGCAGCTCGCCGTGTGGGTGGCGGTGGTGGTCGCGGCCGGCGGGTTGCTCGTCGCCACCGCGGAACAGATCCTGGAGCGACGTCGGACGCTGGCCGCGCTCACGGCACAGGGCACACCGACCGGCGTGCTGGCCAGGGCCCTGCTCTGGCAGACCGCGCTGCCGCTGATCCCCGGCGTGGTCCTGGCGACGGCGGTCGGGGCGATCACGGCCCGCGTCGTGGCGTCCCCGGTGAGCTCGTACTCGCAGGAGGACGCCACCGGCCGCATGGTCGAGGTGCACCTGGAGAACCTGACGCCCTGGCTCGGTCTGGTCGTGCTCGTCGTCGGCACCGTGCTGGTCACGATGCTGGTCTGCGCGCTCGGGTTGCTCCTGCTGCGGCGGGCCACCGCCGTGGACGAGCTGCGCACCACCTAG
- a CDS encoding maleylpyruvate isomerase N-terminal domain-containing protein: MSDVRAELEEALPRANSRLVDLVRRIDPDHADRTVPATPEWSVAELAAHVLTVYRRALGDRRRSSSPEETAALNATVLAETPERDLTRLADLLDRDGTAGFAVLRGFPSDLSFRFHGGTRTTVTPVSSVILGEILIHGRDLAEATGAEWVIPPDEAALVLTGSNLPGPDGGPPIFSPWLKPGGERVLAATASTDDPVGALTTFFRRTAPTTPELVAVSRALRSF, from the coding sequence GTGTCCGACGTGCGTGCCGAGCTCGAGGAAGCACTCCCCCGCGCGAATTCGCGTCTCGTGGATCTGGTGCGCCGGATCGATCCGGACCACGCCGACCGCACCGTGCCGGCGACTCCGGAGTGGTCGGTCGCCGAGCTGGCCGCCCACGTCCTGACCGTCTACCGCCGCGCGCTCGGCGACCGGCGCCGCAGCTCGTCGCCGGAGGAGACCGCGGCCCTCAACGCGACGGTGTTGGCCGAGACGCCCGAGCGCGACCTGACGAGGCTGGCCGACCTGCTCGACCGGGACGGGACGGCCGGGTTCGCGGTGCTCCGCGGCTTCCCGTCCGACCTGAGCTTCCGGTTCCACGGCGGCACCCGCACGACGGTGACGCCGGTCAGCTCGGTGATCCTGGGCGAGATCCTGATCCACGGCCGGGACCTGGCCGAAGCCACCGGCGCCGAGTGGGTGATCCCGCCGGACGAGGCCGCGCTCGTGCTCACCGGCAGCAACCTGCCGGGCCCGGACGGCGGCCCGCCGATCTTCTCCCCGTGGCTGAAGCCGGGCGGCGAGCGGGTGCTCGCCGCCACGGCCTCCACCGACGACCCGGTCGGTGCGCTCACGACGTTCTTCCGCCGCACCGCGCCGACCACCCCCGAGTTGGTCGCCGTGAGCCGGGCTCTGCGCTCGTTCTAG
- a CDS encoding PadR family transcriptional regulator → MPTEPTTSSYALLGLLALRSWTAYDLTRQAKRSMRLFWPRSEAHIYGEVKRLVRWGYATAATERTGNRERTTYAITPAGRDALRDWLATPPAGPQLEIEGLLRLLLADQGDRGDALQAVRATRDAVATSYGIGIDQMRAYVEGEGPFPDRVHLVALLARFYADFAEAMLDWCDAAEAEIEAWPDVRGVGLTDVTRRGLEDAIARYDRRVLSARRMT, encoded by the coding sequence ATGCCTACCGAACCCACCACCAGCTCGTACGCGCTGCTCGGCCTGCTCGCGCTCCGTTCGTGGACCGCGTACGACCTCACCCGCCAGGCGAAACGCAGCATGCGGCTGTTCTGGCCGCGCAGCGAGGCCCACATCTACGGCGAGGTCAAGCGTCTCGTGCGCTGGGGATACGCCACCGCGGCCACCGAGCGGACCGGCAACCGCGAGCGCACGACGTACGCGATCACCCCGGCCGGCCGCGACGCGCTGCGGGACTGGCTCGCGACGCCGCCGGCCGGGCCGCAGCTGGAGATCGAGGGCCTGCTCCGCCTGCTCCTGGCCGACCAGGGCGACCGCGGCGACGCCCTGCAGGCGGTGCGAGCCACCCGGGACGCGGTCGCCACCAGCTACGGGATCGGCATCGACCAGATGCGGGCCTACGTGGAGGGCGAGGGCCCGTTTCCGGACCGGGTGCATCTCGTCGCACTGCTCGCCCGCTTCTACGCCGACTTCGCCGAGGCGATGCTCGATTGGTGCGACGCCGCCGAGGCCGAGATCGAGGCGTGGCCGGACGTCCGCGGGGTCGGGCTCACCGACGTGACCCGCCGAGGGTTGGAGGACGCGATCGCGCGGTACGACCGCCGTGTGCTGAGCGCTCGTCGGATGACGTAA
- a CDS encoding AAA domain-containing protein, translating into MAAATDRIESLRTRVSRFSDYLSAVRALSARPARTLEAAETVVWQAALPVGKPGCWIAGAESSAPVASASVDDVEDPDETGTGARADECWLELRRPPRPRPPDLPAVVRSLLDGPVDDPRREPALRDGWREIAAERDADLDLDAVEPAVDEWLQRLWRPWAVTAAEADAVRGAYSRLVELRQAAVRLEASHELVWGFGLFTGVIGDVPVEDPLLAAPVGIDVDPESGALTVVPTGELRLQTDAFEALPDGPDARLHDLAGPGGAVTLDPWEQSGRTEFYRSALRRLGLPPRVIREDAQIEEPHVRDTGVILLRPRRTALSGFLADLRASLAAGHVPSGALAALLADDPSTLDLPDDPPEQWQPIGERLLFPLPANLEQETIARRLARQRMVAVQGPPGTGKTHTIANLICHLVAHGRRVLVVSHRDEPLAEVRDKLPPALRPLAISVMGSSAKQLGQLETAVRQLQAEAGALDQDVAAEAVDELWAALDTAEQDLSAKYHALRAVADRESGTFLLDGVEATAVEVAEWLWANESRLAFVPDTIDPNTPFPLSDAELAELTELTNTYRPEDLVDAQRRLPERESLPDGNRLARADEHAEALRQRLGALASLGVDVATVRGAGRPVVAALADEIWRIAHRARSYQPWQLRLAGRLAVSPAWRETCQAEVAGCAEMLTETARWRSVLAGRAVQIPDELWADPRQLRADLDMLRIRLVEARGVSRLIHRRLAQVRDDIRVDGAPLRTVDDVDAALATVRLDWARRRLTERWNHFVAELDGPQAPDDPSTVEVISGYLREVGDVVDIGLRYWPTLRERLAVFLRAGSPGEADWADPNALAGAAGRAGELVAVFESDEAEREGIQVRALLDEALLDANASPLWRELDRSWAVGDYAAWEAALAGADRLRAAGPAMQRWQELHAGLSTIAPLWASRIALEGDLPDPAISQQAWNWRRADTWLRIVIGVEDTGALGRQADALRDRARELVGELATRSAWLAAALRMDDRARDALAGWASALRKVGKGSGRRAAGWTALAQQHMREAVSAVPVWVMSVERALQQFTGGTTPFDVVIVDEASQCGLLSMPVLSLGTRAVVVGDDRQIGPYAIGLAHDDVARLGQEHLGDLPSWPLFDVTTSLYDHAVRRSPEPLMLTEHFRCVPEIISFSSDQWYDGTVQPLRADRGRLDPVRVVRIPGTRERRDRYGEVNLAEADALVATISRLALDPDYAGLTFGVVSLLASSGQAQYINEQLVRHLGEQEMARRSLKVGDSYTFQGAERDVMFISLVVSDRDDHRAAFTGADHHRRVNVAASRAKDQMWVFHSVGPENLHPDDARGALLRYCAAPRLGLAALAAEPVPDETLYAACESELERSVLRELLNIGIRPAVQYPIGRHRVDFVIPTADGRRLAIECDHGRYRGAARWAEEMRRQAVLERVGGCVFWRVRGTLFARDPDAALAGLWPLMDELGLLPEEYREYLLGAESFAEPFAGEPEEPQPVHEVAESLEEWVEDDGWDENGEWVEEVPAEPVRAGATDLTVVLPFVRLPEDEAVSEEPAGPSEPAEDQWAGDAPTIVRLEDLTGEVPSPLNPWVGDAPTIPTIEDLPLDHPARRLLPGLMPRTSTEAPRPVSPAAHPVSGAPVEAYPVSPAAQEPYPVSATEEVYPVSPAAQEAYPAAPEAYPEAYPVSPAPVEPDQPVSPAYSAAQPVYPVSPAGAGPDEPVSPIYPVASVYPVSPAGEQPEQPVSPAEEPVAPPAPAAARLVPHPAQRARQLAQQAAAAPQAQPAAAASQAHQAAASQAQPEQPTPLEPQPQPEPHGRFEPHEQAEPDGRFEPPGQPEPYAPPQSEPQAQRGVYGVRVEEAPEARAQSGVPGLPTRRPVAVPPPEDLERFDPTAPAPHPAAVTPAAPQLPPQQIQPQPQAPQQQPPLMPPPSAQTQGVAQVAPTSPGGSPVSWWNDGPTTPAPTQFTEATRPLPLVTPPEPANYQEVGAIRADEARAALQAYRSGVDTPVQSGGKIVGWACFYPDDSIEAQRNRANVEVMRQEEALTETAGWLTNSEAAAIVAASEQRRDVPVVDPAYGEVGLVRFAADALTLLRR; encoded by the coding sequence GTGGCGGCGGCGACCGACCGGATCGAGTCATTGCGTACTCGCGTATCCCGTTTTTCCGACTACCTATCCGCTGTCCGTGCGCTCTCCGCCCGTCCGGCCCGAACCCTCGAGGCCGCCGAGACGGTCGTCTGGCAGGCCGCGCTGCCGGTGGGCAAGCCCGGCTGCTGGATAGCCGGCGCCGAATCGTCGGCGCCGGTCGCGTCGGCGTCGGTCGACGACGTCGAGGACCCCGACGAGACGGGCACCGGCGCGCGGGCCGACGAGTGCTGGCTCGAGCTGCGCCGGCCGCCCCGGCCGCGGCCGCCGGACCTCCCGGCCGTCGTGCGTTCGCTGCTGGACGGGCCGGTCGACGACCCCCGTCGCGAACCCGCCCTGCGCGACGGCTGGCGCGAGATCGCCGCCGAACGGGACGCCGACCTCGACCTGGACGCCGTGGAGCCGGCCGTCGACGAGTGGCTGCAGCGGCTCTGGCGCCCGTGGGCGGTGACCGCGGCCGAGGCCGACGCCGTGCGCGGTGCCTACTCGCGGCTGGTGGAGCTGCGGCAGGCCGCGGTGCGGCTGGAGGCCTCGCACGAGCTCGTCTGGGGCTTCGGCCTGTTCACCGGCGTCATCGGTGACGTGCCGGTGGAAGACCCGCTGCTCGCCGCGCCGGTCGGCATCGACGTCGACCCGGAGAGCGGCGCGCTGACCGTCGTGCCGACCGGTGAACTCCGGCTGCAGACCGACGCGTTCGAAGCCTTACCCGACGGGCCCGACGCCCGGCTGCACGATCTGGCCGGTCCCGGCGGAGCCGTGACGCTCGACCCGTGGGAGCAGTCCGGCCGCACCGAGTTCTACCGCTCCGCGCTGCGGCGGCTGGGGTTGCCGCCCCGGGTCATCCGCGAGGACGCCCAGATCGAGGAACCGCACGTCCGCGACACCGGTGTGATCCTGCTGCGCCCGCGTCGCACGGCGCTCTCCGGATTCCTCGCCGACCTGCGCGCCTCGCTCGCCGCCGGTCACGTCCCGTCCGGGGCCCTGGCCGCGCTGCTGGCCGACGACCCGTCGACCCTCGACCTGCCCGACGACCCGCCCGAGCAGTGGCAGCCCATCGGTGAGCGCCTGCTGTTCCCACTGCCGGCCAACCTCGAGCAGGAGACGATCGCGCGCCGGCTGGCCCGCCAGCGCATGGTCGCGGTGCAGGGGCCGCCCGGCACCGGCAAGACACACACGATCGCGAACCTGATCTGCCACCTGGTGGCCCACGGCCGGCGGGTGCTCGTCGTGTCGCATCGCGACGAGCCGCTCGCCGAGGTACGCGACAAGCTGCCCCCGGCGCTGCGTCCGCTGGCGATAAGCGTGATGGGCTCCAGCGCGAAGCAACTCGGTCAGCTGGAGACCGCGGTGCGCCAGCTCCAGGCCGAAGCCGGAGCGCTCGACCAGGACGTGGCGGCCGAGGCCGTGGACGAGCTGTGGGCCGCGCTCGACACCGCGGAGCAGGACCTCTCGGCCAAGTACCACGCGCTGCGGGCCGTCGCCGACCGCGAGAGCGGCACGTTCCTGCTCGACGGCGTCGAAGCGACGGCGGTCGAGGTCGCCGAGTGGCTGTGGGCGAACGAGTCCCGGCTGGCGTTCGTGCCCGACACGATCGACCCGAACACGCCGTTCCCGCTCAGCGACGCCGAGCTCGCCGAACTCACCGAGCTGACGAACACCTACCGGCCGGAAGACCTGGTCGACGCCCAGCGTCGGCTGCCGGAGCGGGAGTCGCTCCCGGACGGCAACCGGCTGGCCCGCGCCGACGAGCACGCGGAGGCGCTGCGTCAGCGGCTCGGTGCGCTGGCCTCGCTCGGCGTCGACGTCGCGACCGTCCGCGGCGCCGGGCGGCCGGTGGTCGCCGCGCTCGCCGACGAGATCTGGCGGATCGCGCACCGCGCCCGGTCGTACCAGCCCTGGCAGCTGCGCCTGGCCGGTCGGCTCGCGGTGTCGCCGGCCTGGCGCGAGACGTGTCAGGCCGAGGTCGCCGGGTGCGCGGAGATGCTCACCGAGACCGCCCGCTGGCGCAGCGTGCTCGCGGGGCGCGCGGTGCAGATCCCCGACGAGCTCTGGGCCGATCCCCGCCAGCTGCGTGCCGACCTCGACATGCTGCGGATCCGCCTGGTGGAGGCGCGCGGCGTCAGCCGGCTGATCCACCGGCGGCTGGCCCAGGTCCGCGACGACATCCGGGTCGACGGCGCGCCGCTGCGCACCGTGGACGACGTGGACGCCGCGCTGGCGACGGTCCGGCTGGACTGGGCGCGGCGGCGGCTCACCGAGCGCTGGAACCACTTCGTCGCCGAGCTGGACGGCCCGCAGGCGCCGGACGACCCCAGCACGGTCGAGGTGATCAGCGGCTACCTGCGTGAGGTCGGCGACGTCGTCGACATCGGACTGCGCTACTGGCCGACGCTCCGCGAGCGGCTGGCGGTGTTCCTGCGGGCCGGCTCCCCGGGTGAGGCCGACTGGGCCGACCCCAACGCGCTGGCGGGCGCGGCCGGCCGGGCCGGCGAACTCGTCGCCGTGTTCGAGAGCGACGAGGCCGAGCGCGAGGGCATCCAGGTCCGCGCGCTGCTCGACGAGGCGCTCCTGGACGCGAACGCGTCGCCGTTGTGGCGCGAGCTCGACCGGTCCTGGGCCGTCGGCGACTACGCGGCCTGGGAAGCGGCGCTGGCCGGCGCCGACCGGCTGCGTGCGGCCGGCCCGGCGATGCAGCGCTGGCAGGAACTGCACGCGGGGCTCTCCACGATCGCGCCGCTCTGGGCCAGCCGCATCGCGCTCGAGGGTGACCTCCCGGACCCGGCGATCAGCCAGCAGGCCTGGAACTGGCGGCGCGCCGACACGTGGCTGCGCATCGTCATCGGCGTCGAGGACACCGGCGCGCTCGGGCGGCAGGCCGACGCGCTGCGCGACCGCGCCCGCGAGCTCGTGGGTGAGCTCGCGACCCGGTCGGCCTGGCTGGCCGCGGCCCTCCGGATGGACGACCGCGCCCGCGACGCGCTGGCCGGATGGGCGTCGGCGCTGCGCAAGGTCGGAAAGGGCTCCGGACGCCGGGCCGCGGGCTGGACCGCGCTGGCGCAGCAGCACATGCGCGAGGCCGTCTCGGCGGTGCCGGTGTGGGTGATGTCGGTCGAGCGCGCGCTGCAGCAGTTCACCGGCGGTACGACGCCGTTCGACGTGGTGATCGTCGACGAGGCGAGCCAGTGCGGGCTGCTCTCGATGCCGGTGCTCTCGCTCGGCACCCGGGCCGTCGTCGTCGGTGACGACCGGCAGATCGGCCCGTACGCGATCGGCCTGGCCCACGACGACGTCGCCCGGCTCGGTCAGGAACACCTCGGTGACCTGCCGTCCTGGCCGCTGTTCGACGTGACGACGAGCCTCTACGACCACGCGGTGCGGCGGTCGCCGGAGCCGCTGATGCTCACCGAGCACTTCCGGTGCGTGCCGGAGATCATCTCGTTCTCCAGCGACCAGTGGTACGACGGCACCGTGCAGCCGCTGCGCGCGGACCGCGGCCGGTTGGACCCGGTGCGCGTGGTGCGCATCCCCGGCACGCGCGAACGGCGCGACCGGTACGGCGAGGTCAACCTGGCCGAGGCCGACGCTCTCGTCGCGACGATCTCCCGGCTGGCCCTCGACCCGGACTACGCCGGCCTGACGTTCGGCGTCGTGAGCCTGCTGGCCAGCAGTGGGCAGGCGCAGTACATCAACGAGCAGCTGGTGCGGCACCTGGGCGAGCAGGAGATGGCCCGGCGTTCGCTGAAGGTCGGCGACTCGTACACGTTCCAGGGCGCCGAGCGGGACGTCATGTTCATCAGCCTGGTCGTGTCCGATCGCGACGATCACCGGGCGGCGTTCACCGGCGCGGACCACCACCGCCGGGTGAACGTGGCCGCGTCGCGGGCCAAGGACCAGATGTGGGTCTTCCATTCGGTCGGCCCCGAGAACCTGCATCCGGACGACGCCCGGGGCGCGCTGCTGCGGTACTGCGCGGCGCCCCGCCTGGGGTTGGCCGCGCTGGCCGCCGAGCCGGTTCCGGACGAGACGCTCTACGCGGCGTGCGAGTCGGAGCTCGAGCGGTCGGTGCTGCGTGAGCTGCTCAACATCGGGATCCGGCCCGCGGTGCAGTACCCGATCGGGCGGCACCGCGTCGACTTCGTGATCCCGACCGCGGACGGGCGGCGGCTCGCGATCGAGTGCGACCACGGGCGGTACCGCGGTGCGGCCCGGTGGGCCGAGGAGATGCGTCGCCAGGCCGTGTTGGAGCGGGTCGGCGGGTGCGTGTTCTGGCGGGTGCGGGGGACGCTGTTCGCGCGTGATCCCGACGCGGCGTTGGCCGGGCTGTGGCCGTTGATGGACGAGCTCGGGTTGCTGCCCGAGGAGTACCGGGAGTATCTGCTCGGCGCGGAGTCCTTTGCGGAGCCCTTCGCCGGGGAGCCGGAGGAGCCGCAGCCGGTCCATGAGGTGGCGGAAAGCCTCGAGGAGTGGGTCGAGGACGACGGGTGGGACGAGAACGGGGAGTGGGTGGAGGAGGTTCCGGCCGAGCCGGTCCGAGCCGGGGCGACCGATCTCACCGTGGTGCTGCCGTTCGTGCGCCTGCCGGAGGACGAGGCCGTATCCGAGGAGCCCGCTGGGCCTTCCGAGCCTGCGGAGGACCAGTGGGCCGGGGATGCTCCGACGATCGTCCGGTTGGAGGATCTGACCGGGGAGGTGCCGTCGCCCCTGAACCCCTGGGTCGGTGACGCGCCGACGATCCCGACGATCGAGGATCTGCCGCTGGACCACCCGGCTCGGCGTTTGCTGCCCGGCCTGATGCCCCGCACCTCCACCGAAGCGCCCCGGCCCGTCTCGCCGGCGGCGCACCCGGTGTCGGGGGCGCCCGTCGAGGCGTACCCCGTGTCCCCGGCGGCCCAGGAGCCGTACCCGGTGTCCGCCACCGAGGAGGTGTACCCGGTGTCACCGGCCGCTCAGGAGGCGTACCCGGCGGCACCGGAGGCGTACCCGGAGGCCTATCCGGTGTCGCCGGCCCCGGTGGAGCCGGATCAGCCCGTTTCGCCGGCCTACTCGGCGGCGCAGCCGGTCTACCCGGTGTCTCCGGCCGGGGCCGGGCCGGACGAGCCCGTGTCGCCGATCTACCCGGTGGCGTCGGTCTATCCGGTGTCGCCGGCGGGGGAGCAGCCGGAACAGCCCGTCTCGCCGGCGGAGGAGCCGGTTGCGCCGCCCGCGCCGGCGGCCGCACGGCTCGTGCCGCACCCGGCCCAGCGCGCCCGCCAGCTGGCGCAGCAGGCCGCAGCCGCGCCCCAGGCCCAGCCGGCCGCAGCCGCGTCCCAGGCCCACCAGGCCGCCGCGTCCCAGGCCCAGCCCGAGCAACCCACGCCGCTCGAGCCCCAACCGCAGCCGGAGCCGCACGGGCGGTTCGAGCCGCACGAGCAGGCGGAGCCGGACGGGCGGTTCGAGCCGCCGGGGCAGCCGGAACCGTACGCGCCGCCGCAGAGCGAGCCGCAAGCCCAGCGAGGGGTGTACGGGGTTCGGGTCGAAGAAGCGCCGGAGGCGCGCGCGCAGTCCGGTGTCCCCGGGTTGCCCACGCGCCGGCCCGTGGCGGTGCCGCCGCCGGAGGACCTCGAGCGCTTCGACCCAACCGCACCCGCACCCCACCCGGCCGCGGTGACACCGGCCGCGCCACAACTGCCACCCCAGCAGATACAGCCGCAGCCGCAGGCGCCCCAGCAGCAACCGCCGCTGATGCCGCCCCCGAGCGCGCAGACGCAGGGGGTCGCGCAGGTGGCGCCCACCTCGCCGGGCGGATCACCGGTCAGCTGGTGGAACGACGGGCCGACCACACCCGCCCCCACCCAGTTCACCGAAGCCACCCGCCCCCTTCCGCTCGTCACCCCGCCCGAACCGGCCAACTACCAGGAGGTCGGCGCGATCCGTGCGGACGAGGCCCGAGCGGCCCTGCAGGCCTACCGCTCGGGTGTCGACACGCCGGTGCAGTCCGGCGGCAAGATCGTCGGCTGGGCGTGCTTCTACCCGGACGATTCCATCGAGGCGCAGCGCAACCGGGCCAACGTCGAAGTGATGCGTCAGGAGGAGGCCCTCACCGAAACGGCCGGCTGGCTCACCAACTCGGAGGCCGCCGCGATCGTCGCCGCGTCCGAACAGCGCCGGGACGTCCCGGTCGTCGATCCGGCCTACGGCGAGGTGGGCCTGGTCCGCTTCGCCGCGGACGCGCTGACTCTCCTGCGTCGGTGA
- a CDS encoding MarR family winged helix-turn-helix transcriptional regulator produces the protein MAATPGAVADELSALLGRLHRTLRRAARSDQPDEPLPSAQMEVLRVVLAQPGIGVKAVAAVLGTAPNTVSTLVGDLTSGGYLDRTPDPQNRRAVRLTLTPSAGELIDGYTDRRRRIAISAADQLDQADVEALAAALPALNRLLVLLGG, from the coding sequence ATGGCGGCCACCCCGGGAGCGGTCGCCGACGAGTTGAGCGCCTTACTCGGTCGGCTACATCGGACGTTGCGCCGAGCCGCCCGGAGCGACCAGCCGGACGAACCGCTGCCCTCCGCTCAGATGGAGGTGCTGCGGGTGGTGCTGGCGCAGCCCGGGATCGGCGTCAAAGCAGTCGCGGCCGTGCTGGGCACGGCACCCAACACGGTGAGCACGCTCGTCGGTGACCTCACCTCGGGTGGCTACCTCGACCGGACGCCCGACCCGCAGAACCGGCGGGCGGTACGCCTCACGCTGACGCCGAGTGCCGGGGAGCTGATCGACGGCTACACGGATCGGCGACGCCGGATCGCGATCTCCGCCGCCGACCAACTCGACCAGGCCGACGTCGAGGCGCTGGCCGCCGCGTTACCGGCGCTGAACCGCCTGCTCGTGCTGCTCGGGGGGTAG